Proteins from one Mercurialis annua linkage group LG7, ddMerAnnu1.2, whole genome shotgun sequence genomic window:
- the LOC126655875 gene encoding 40S ribosomal protein S3a-1, whose amino-acid sequence MAVGKNKRISKGKKGGKKKAQDPFAKKDWYDIKAPSLFQVKNVGKTLVTRTQGTKIASEGLKHRVFEISLADLQGDEDHAYRKIRLRAEDVQGKNVLTNFWGMDFTTDKLRSLVRKWQTLIEAHVDVKTTDNYTLRMFCIGFTKRRPNQIKRTCYAQSSQIKQIRRKMREIMTSQASSCDLKDLVRKFLPETIGKEIEKATSSIYPLQNVYIRKVKILKAPKFDLGKLMEVHGDYSEDVGVKLERPADEPMAEAPAEVAAA is encoded by the exons ATGGCCGTCGG TAAGAACAAGAGGATTTCGAAGGGAAAGAAGGGAGGCAAGAAGAAGGC ACAGGATCCTTTTGCAAAGAAGGATTGGTACGACATCAAAGCACCTTCATTATTTCAAGTCAAAAATGTTGGAAAAACTCTTGTTACTCGTACTCAGGGTACCAAG ATTGCTTCTGAGGGCCTCAAACATCGTGTGTTCGAGATCTCCCTAGCTGACCTCCAGGGTGACGAGGATCATGCTTACAGAAAGATCAGGCTGAGAGCTGAAGATGTTCAAGGCAAGAATGTCTTGACCAATTTCTGG GGTATGGATTTTACCACAGACAAGTTGAGATCGTTGGTTAGGAAATGGCAAACTTTGATTGAAGCTCATGTAGATGTGAAAACAACCGATAACTACACATTGAGGATGTTCTGTATTGGGTTTACCAAGAGACGACCTAACCAGATTAAGAGAACATGTTACGCACAATCCAGCCAAATTAAGCAG ATCCGTAGGAAGATGAGGGAGATTATGACATCACAGGCATCATCTTGTGATCTCAAGGATTTGGTCCGCAAATTTCTTCCAGAGACCATCGGAAAAGAGATTGAGAAAGCTACATCCAGTATCTACCCTCTACAGAATGTCTACATCCGTAAAGTCAAAATTTTGAAGGCTCCTAAGTTTGATCTCGGAAAGCTGATGGAG GTTCACGGTGATTATTCAGAGGATGTTGGTGTGAAGTTGGAAAGGCCAGCTGATGAACCAATGGCTGAGGCCCCTGCTGAAGTTGCTGCTGCTTGA
- the LOC126657200 gene encoding probable receptor-like protein kinase At5g18500: protein MAESGHSRHISGKMILMAGLVGVAAILIISGLIWILFRIRHKKNLSTKKTATNSESCDSYSEDSNDLKISAKEIYLATDNLNEVNLIGQGIAGKVYRGVLGDGQHVAVKHIINDDGHAETFVREVTSLSHIRHPNLVALVGYCEHNDECFLVYELCHNGNLAEWLYGKYKVLSWIQRLEIAIDCARGLWFLHTYPEGCIVHRDIKPTNILINAEFQAKLADFGLSKVMNVDQSYVSSEVRGTFGYVDPDYRTNRRVNSKGDVYSFGIVLLQLISGKRVINLNFTRPMQLNKMAKFLSENGNTTEFADTKLNGDYSVEALEMLLKLALSCTGIRQNRPSMEQVVMKLEKALDISMVMTSISYAM, encoded by the exons ATGGCTGAAAGTGGTCATTCCAGGCATATCTCAG GTAAAATGATTTTAATGGCTGGCCTAGTTGGAGTTGCAGCAATATTAATCATTTCAGGATTGATATGGATTCTTTTCAGAATAAGACACAAAAAAAATCTGTCAACAAAAAAAACTGCCACTAATTCTGAATCTTGTGATTCCTATTCTGAAGATTCCAATGATCTCAAGATATCAGCCAAGGAGATTTACTTGGCCACAGACAATCTCAATGAAGTCAACTTGATTGGCCAAGGCATAGCTG GGAAGGTGTACAGAGGAGTGCTAGGTGACGGGCAGCATGTCGCCGTTAAGCACATAATCAACGACGACGGACATGCTGAGACATTCGTCCGGGAAGTTACGAGCCTGTCTCACATCAGACATCCAAACCTTGTAGCTCTGGTGGGATACTGTGAGCACAATGATGAATGTTTCTTAGTTTATGAGCTGTGTCACAATGGTAACCTAGCAGAGTGGTTATATGGTAAATATAAGGTTCTTTCTTGGATCCAAAGACTTGAGATTGCAATTGATTGTGCTAGAGGTTTATGGTTTCTTCACACTTACCCAGAAGGTTGTATTGTTCATCGCGATATCAAG CCAACCAACATCCTCATCAATGCTGAATTTCAAGCAAAACTCGCAGACTTTGGATTATCGAAAGTTATGAATGTGGATCAATCTTATGTGAGCTCAGAAGTAAGAggaacgtttggttatgttgaTCCTGACTATCGAACAAATCGCCGCGTAAATTCAAAAGGCGATGTCTACAGTTTCGGTATAGTTCTATTACAGCTTATCTCAGGGAAGAGGGTGATCAATCTGAATTTCACCAGACCAATGCAGCTAAATAAGATG GCAAAATTTCTGTCAGAAAATGGCAACACAACAGAATTTGCTGATACTAAACTTAATGGGGATTACTCAGTTGAAGCCTTGGAGATGTTACTCAAGCTAGCCTTGTCATGTACTGGGATTAGGCAAAATAGACCATCAATGGAGCAAGTGGTAATGAAATTAGAGAAAGCTCTTGACATCTCTATGGTCATGACATCTATTTCGTATGCCATGTAA
- the LOC126655873 gene encoding equilibrative nucleotide transporter 1 — MGLAGRPTNTEPDCESSLLLSTTTAASPTIPKDKFNFAYIIHFTLGVGFLLPWNAFITAVDYFSAIYPGVPVDRIFAVAYMLVGLCCLAVIVCYAHVSDAYVRINVGLAVFVVSLLIVPVMDAVYIKGRVGLYGGFDVSVAAIALSGVADALVQGGLVGAAGELPERYMQAIFAGTAGSGVLVSFMRIISKAVYTQDEIGLRKSANLYFAVGIVVMAICVVFYNVAHHLPVMKYYKDLKTQAVIEEKKEKGSLTGAQWRSVLWEIVGSVKWSGIGIVLVCLVTLAIFPGYITEDVHSEALKDWYSILLITGYNVFDLVGKCLTSVYLLENAKIAVGGCFARLLFFPLFLGCLHGPEFFRTEIPVTFLTCLLGLTNGYLTSVLFILAPKMVSVQHAETAGIVMVLFLILGLATGSILAWFWVV; from the exons ATGGGCCTCGCCGGAAGACCCACCAACACAGAACCCGACTGCGAATCCTCTCTTCTCCTATCCACAACCACCGCCGCATCACCAACTATCCCAAAAGACAAATTCAACTTCGCATACATAATCCACTTCACATTAGGCGTCGGCTTCTTACTTCCATGGAACGCCTTCATAACCGCCGTCGACTACTTCTCAGCCATCTACCCCGGCGTCCCCGTCGACCGGATCTTCGCCGTCGCTTATATGTTAGTGGGTCTTTGTTGTCTGGCGGTAATTGTGTGTTACGCTCATGTTTCCGATGCTTATGTTAGAATCAATGTGGGTTTGGCTGTCTTTGTTGTATCTCTGTTGATTGTTCCGGTTATGGATGCGGTTTATATAAAGGGTCGGGTCGGGTTGTACGGCGGGTTTGATGTTTCGGTTGCGGCGATTGCGTTGTCTGGTGTGGCGGATGCGTTGGTTCAAGGTGGGTTAGTTGGGGCGGCTGGTGAATTGCCTGAGAGGTATATGCAAGCCATTTTTGCCGGCACGGCTGGTTCtg GGGTTCTTGTCTCATTTATGAGGATCATATCCAAAGCTGTATATACACAAGATGAGATTGGCCTCAGAAAAAGTGCAAATCTCTATTTTGCTGTTGGGATTGTGGTTATGGCCATATGTGTTGTCTTTTACAATGTGGCACATCACCTTCCGGTTATGAAGTACTATAAAGATCTGAAAACTCAAGCTGTGATTGAGGAAAAGAAAGAGAAAGGGTCTTTAACCGGCGCTCAGTGGAGATCAGTGTTATGGGAGATTGTTGGGAGTGTCAAGTGGTCCGGGATTGGAATTGTTCTCGTATGCCTTGTGACACTTGCGATATTTCCCGGGTATATAACTGAGGATGTGCACTCCGAGGCTCTCAAGGACTGGTATTCGATCCTTCTTATTACTGGGTACAATGTGTTTGACTTGGTCGGAAAGTGTTTGACTTCGGTCTACCTTCTGGAGAATGCGAAGATTGCTGTTGGTGGCTGTTTTGCAAGATTGCTCTTTTTCCCACTATTCTTAGGTTGTTTGCACGGTCCTGAATTCTTCCGAACGGAGATCCCAGTGACATTCCTCACTTGTCTTTTGGGTCTCACTAATGGCTACTTGACCagtgttttgtttattttggcCCCCAAAATGGTGTCAGTACAGCATGCTGAGACTGCTGGGATAGTGATGGTATTGTTCCTAATTCTTGGTCTGGCTACTGGTTCGATTCTAGCTTGGTTCTGGGTCGTTTAA
- the LOC126655874 gene encoding uncharacterized protein LOC126655874: protein MLNSSNERKGCMPFVVDLNETPSLSPPPLAGDDTHAAFSSPHHPPPVASGEASSDRRGKRVFLDINALPSEAEGQDEEEEEESTHFVSSSMQSVGRHLSSDCPSDTSLLLQKQSELLLQNLRQFVLDCNGVLEDGWRVEFCYSQKKCETLAVYCSPDGHRFDSMVDAACHIGLRMSLNESRSALDAAMTEVTRVSRENEELKIQNTALTNQRDYFQAMLKKGFRDVCSLLLRTTKEQRKILDLDVTRLNSCLEDLKVYKEPPAKSAAPHCV, encoded by the exons ATGCTTAACAGCTCTAACGAGAGGAAGGGTTGCATGCCATTTGTCGTCGATCTTAACGAAACTCCTTCTCTTTCTCCTCCTCCTCTTGCCGGAGATGATACTCATGCTGCCTTTTCTTCTCCTCATCATCCGCCTCCGGTGGCTTCCGGCGAGGCGAGTAGTGATCGTAGAGGTAAGCGTGTGTTCCTGGACATCAATGCGTTACCTAGTGAAGCTGAAGGAcaagacgaagaagaagaagaagaaagcacTCATTTTGTTAGTTCCAG CATGCAATCTGTAGGAAGGCATTTGTCAAGTGACTGTCCTTCCGATACGTCACTATTGTTACAGAAGCAGAGTGAATTGCTTCTACAGAATTTAAGACAATTTGTTTTAGATTGCAATGGTGTCCTAGAAGATGGTTGGAGAGTGGAATTTTGTTATTCTCAGAAAAAATGCGAAACCCTTGCTGTTTACTGTTCACCAGATGGACATAGATTTGATTCAATGGTTGATGCTGCGTGTCATATTGGTCTGCGGATGTCTCTGAATGAGAGTCGTTCTGCTTTGGATGCCGCGATGACTGAAGTTACCCGAGTTTCGCGGGAGAATGAGGAATTAAAGATCCAGAACACTGCTCTTACAAATCAGAGAGATTACTTTCAAGCTATGTTGAAGAAGGGGTTTCGCGATGTCTGCTCTCTCCTTCTGCGTACAACAAAGGAACAACGCAAGATTCTTGATTTAGATGTGACTAGACTAAACTCCTGCCTAGAAGATTTGAAAGTGTATAAGGAGCCTCCTGCGAAATCTGCGGCTCCCCATTGTGTCTGA
- the LOC126657799 gene encoding methyl-CpG-binding domain-containing protein 9-like, with the protein MDDHHLLQLNTSSNAKSSVPFVIDLNETPPLSSPLAGDDTHATPFSCPPQPPPAVSGGASSSGRGKHVFFDINALPSEAEGLEEEDENSHFFNSRMHTMRDTSSSIGNSNDTQVTCTNLLFTGSHFELMKPPSSVSSVVRSGHVEIVQQRFNLDPPRSVLGRHWSSECPSLTSSLLQAQSEFFLQNLKQFVLDKHGVLEEGWRVEFYYCPRRCKTLAVYCSPDGSRFDSILDAASHLGLVEKFHFSRARDKYDGFASAQNGLHLLTVKNDSLSNSRNNFFKESQENSKSSFAGKFSVGTVDAEACKLRSNITVEQTESEQIEFYGSYNCKDGFPVQFEDFSVISVGEIDLRPSYHCTSRIWPVGYKSSWHDKITGSLFVCDVSDGGDCSPVFKVHRYPCSTKPFPTGSTVLYRPSLGTDNKKTNSTIDIDNNEDIDVQMILSDHSPSLLDFIGAATSLDEVSNSQPADDLSKKLNGISCIGKPASTDRRIGDDIGEFLVEGRSSSSVWTMVAQKFAQSCREVYKRTGVCKFCCRHAYDWWSSGLVHENLEASESPDSLAKFCHLSGPFNVQHRIESNDDLITTCEVLVEWLGQDRFGLDIDFVQEIIEQLPGADSCSSYTFLNKRRDGSNLQTIQNGFFLAKRKDGVQGEKETFSMLKGCKSPKKQQSKDSCPPGKPLSSKLPTVLVGDVLQSWELFWRFSEVLGLDRPLSFKELEEELIDCHSSTVSSRSASKVTGESQHELDELETSDAGAKMRDEPEMHYSCSGETLYNAHCSLLKVLLAELQSKLAVFVDPSLESAESRSRKRRKKEADSLNFARKSMLDLLPINELTWPELARRYLLTVASMESNLDSSEVVTRESCKVFYCLQGDSEALHGSLPGVASMEADALLLAEATKQIFGTSKVANDSLNVDPNDSFDAISGREVALKDSEAPEWAKVLEPVRKLPTNVGARIRRCIYDALDLKPPEWATKILKYSISKEVYKGNASGPTKKAVLSVLANVCGEPPPQKPNRKKKSKHINTLSDVIMKQCRKVLRLAAAADEEKVFCNLLGRTLLNASDNDDEGLLGFPTMVSRPLDFRTIDLRLAFGAYGGSHEAFLEDVREVWHHINTAYADQSELVDLAETLSQKFEALYEEEVLTLVQKLTDYATIECPSSEAKKEMEDILEHANEMPKAPWDEGVCKVCGVDKDDDNVLLCDKCDSGYHTYCLNPPLARIPEGNWYCPSCSGQGASQVPQFISHYRKKRHRGEFTCGIMETLAHLGTTMEITDYWDYSVEEKIFLLKFLGDEVLDSANIREHLDQCASVSVDLQQKLRSLSAEWRNLKLKEEIFAEKVAKTGILNGTGKFGKEGTAGVLPNYVKSMGQPHNISCVRSISAIDLTHLEEQIHKINDFPKQSISNGSQFVRVPESECQVNQPDVNELPASNVEAVLIKNRTSVLQDTVTHLESQLQKASLRKEILGKDSAGRLYWAFSRPGAFPWVVIDGTSAVQHKSIVEEHMNLSPSNLTLESSLIGPDDLSKSKGSNVLSPFANDLNNSIAVSFQWFSHQSEAEIEGLIKWLRDNDPVQRELIESLLQRLRFGYNSSVATNCIPDVMQPTSTPLNSEKTKKSNALETKALIALEKKYGPCTDPDATNISVMLNRDRDATSDNKMFRCECLEPIWPSRHHCRSCHFSFSSKCELDEHNDGKCSSGAHARKNTRAVEDVSKRKAIIGIENGERSGKTRQYKSSGAGHEIKFDLVGCGNDFTTPYSLEEISAKFITRSSNKELVKEIGLLGSNGIPSLVPCASPYLSDPTLKLMLTWKNEISQNNQSPNVESRLLESDRKTDRKQFSKSNSAKNRNAVDIYEELQEIGRSYLMSDKKYQTSLKFNSSKQANPVSGIRGSSLRPLVGKGAQILRQLKINLLDMDAALPEEALKSSNGCLKKRCTWRAFVKYAKSIFEMVQATIVFEYMIKTDYLRNGWWYWSSLSAAAKIATISSLALRIYTLDAAILYEKTVQPSSPKDIAQVSSKSDNNSPPHTDLENNPKPGSKPAQRNHNPEPTDNSKPPSKSGKKRKDSGGG; encoded by the exons ATGGACGACCACCACCTGCTTCAGCTTAACACCTCCTCTAACGCCAAGTCTTCCGTCCCGTTTGTCATCGATCTTAACGAAACTCCTCCTCTTTCTTCTCCTCTCGCCGGAGATGATACTCACGCTACTCCCTTTTCTTGTCCTCCTCAACCGCCGCCGGCGGTTTCCGGCGGGGCGAGTAGTAGCGGTAGAGGTAAGCACGTGTTCTTTGATATCAATGCCTTGCCTAGTGAAGCTGAAGGacttgaagaagaagatgaaaactctcatttttttaattccag AATGCACACTATGCGTGATACTTCTTCGTCTATTGGCAACTCGAATGATACACAAGTGACGTGTACTAATTTGTTATTTACGGGGAGTCATTTTGAGCTTATGAAGCCACCGAGTAGTGTGAGTAGTGTTGTCAGATCAGGTCATGTAGAAATTGTACAGCAGAGATTCAACTTAGATCCGCCTCGCTCTGTGTTAGGGAGGCATTGGTCAAGTGAATGTCCTTCCCTTACATCATCATTGTTACAGGCGCagagtgaattttttttacagaatttaaaacaatttgttttaGATAAACATGGTGTTCTGGAAGAAGGCTGGAGAGTGGAATTTTATTATTGTCCGAGAAGATGCAAAACCCTTGCAGTTTACTGCTCACCAGATGGAAGTAGGTTTGATTCTATACTTGATGCTGCGAGTCATCTTGGTTTGGTGGAAAAATTCCATTTTTCAAGAGCTCGGGACAAATACGATGGATTTGCTTCAGCACAGAACGGGTTGCATTTACTCACAGTAAAAAATGATTCCTTGTCAAATTCCAGAAACAACTTCTTCAAAGAATCTCAAGAAAATTCGAAAAGTAGTTTTGCTGGAAAGTTCTCAGTAGGGACTGTGGATGCTGAGGCCTGTAAGTTGAGGAGTAATATAACAGTTGAACAAACTGAATCAGAGCAAATTGAGTTTTATGGCTCTTATAATTGTAAG GATGGATTTCCCGTCCAGTTTGAAGATTTTTCTGTGATTTCTGTTGGGGAAATAGATTTGCGACCTTCCTATCATTGCACTAGCCGGATTTGGCCTGTAGGCTACAAATCCAGCTGGCATGACAAGATTACGGGATCTCTTTTTGTATGTGATGTCTCAGATGGTGGCGATTGTAGTCCAGTTTTCAAGGTACATCGATATCCATGTTCTACTAAGCCCTTCCCTACTGGGTCAACAGTCCTGTACAGGCCAAGCCTTGGCACAGATAATAAGAAAACTAATAGCACTATTGACATAGATAATAATGAGGACATAGATGTGCAGATGATATTGTCAGACCATAGCCCTTCACTCCTGGACTTTATTGGTGCTGCAACTTCTTTAGATGAAGTTTCAAATTCTCAACCTGCTGATGATttgagtaaaaaattaaatggcATTTCATGCATCGGAAAACCTGCATCCACTGATAGAAGAATAGGTGATGATATTGGTGAGTTCCTAGTAGAAGGCAGATCATCATCATCCGTATGGACAATGGTAGCTCAGAAGTTCGCGCAGTCTTGTCGTGAAGTGTACAAGAGGACCGGTGTATGCAAATTTTGTTGCAGGCATGCATATGACTGGTGGTCATCTGGCCTAGTCCATGAGAATTTGGAGGCTAGTGAATCACCTGATTCATTAGCCAAGTTTTGCCATTTGTCTGGCCCTTTCAATGTTCAGCATCGTATTGAAAGCAATGATGATCTTATTACTACTTGTGAAGTGCTGGTAGAGTGGCTAGGCCAGGACAGATTTGGACTGGATATTGATTTTGTGCAAGAGATAATAGAGCAGCTTCCTGGGGCTGACTCCTGTTCAAGTTATACATTTCTGAATAAGAGAAGAGATGGATCAAATTTACAAACTATTCAAAATGGGTTTTTCCTGGCTAAGAGGAAAGATGGTGTACAAGGTGAGAAAGAGACATTTAGTATGTTGAAGGGATGTAAAAGCCCTAAGAAGCAACAGTCGAAGGACTCCTGTCCCCCTGGCAAGCCATTGAGCTCAAAGCTTCCCACTGTTTTAGTTGGTGATGTTCTTCAG TCATGGGAGTTATTTTGGCGGTTCTCTGAAGTGTTGGGATTGGATCGACCTTTATCATTTAAGGAACTTGAGGAGGAACTTATAGACTGTCATTCTTCTACGGTTAGTAGCCGTTCTGCATCAAAAGTTACTGGGGAAAGTCAACATGAATTAGATGAATTAGAAACATCAGATGCAGGTGCCAAAATGAGGGATGAACCTGAAATGCATTACAGTTGCAGTGGTGAAACTTTGTATAATGCTCATTGTTCGTTGCTGAAAGTACTCTTGGCAGAGTTACAATCTAAGTTGGCTGTTTTTGTAGATCCTTCTCTTGAAAGTGCAGAGTCCAGGTCGAGAAAGAGAAGGAAAAAAGAAGCAGATAGCTTGAATTTTGCTAGGAAGTCAATGCTTGATTTACTCCCAATTAATGAACTTACTTGGCCTGAATTGGCCAGAAGATATTTATTAACTGTGGCATCCATGGAGAGCAACcttgattcttcggaggttgtGACCCGTGAAAGTTGCAAAGTGTTTTATTGTTTACAAGGAGATAGTGAGGCACTTCATGGTTCTCTTCCAGGAGTGGCTTCAATGGAAGCAGATGCACTG CTGCTTGCAGAGGCTACAAAGCAGATATTTGGTACGTCAAAGGTCGCTAATGACAGCCTAAATGTGGACCCCAACGATTCTTTTGATGCCATTTCTGGCAGAGAAGTTGCATTGAAAGATAGTGAAGCTCCTGAATGGGCAAAAGTACTAGAACCGGTACGGAAGCTACCCACAAATGTGGGAGCAAGAATACGGCGATGTATCTATGATGCTTTGGATCTAAAACCACCAGAATGGGCAACAAAGATTTTGAAATATTCAATCAGCAAGGAAGTTTACAAGGGAAATGCTTCAGGACCTACTAAG AAAGCTGTTCTATCAGTATTGGCAAACGTGTGTGGCGAACCTCCGCCGCAGAAACCTAATAGGAAGAAAAAAAGCAAGCACATTAATACCTTGTCCGACGTGATAATGAAACAATGCCGTAAAGTGCTTCGCCTTGCAGCTGCTGCCGATGAGGAAAAAGTTTTCTGTAATTTGCTGGGAAGAACACTTCTTAATGCTTCTGATAATGATGATGAAGGACTGCTTGGTTTCCCTACAATGGTATCTCGTCCATTAGACTTCAGAACTATTGATCTGAGATTGGCTTTTGGGGCCTATGGAGGATCACATGAAGCTTTCCTAGAGGATGTTCGAGAG GTTTGGCATCACATAAATACAGCGTATGCTGATCAGTCTGAGTTGGTTGATTTAGCTGAAACATTATCCCAAAAGTTTGAGGCACTTTATGAAGAAGAG GTCCTCACACTAGTCCAGAAACTTACAGATTATGCAACCATTGAATGCCCAAGCTCCGAAGCTAAGAAAGAAATGGAAGATATTCTTGAGCATGCAAATGAGATGCCCAAAGCTCCTTGGGATGAGGGTGTTTGTAAAGTCTGTGGTGTAGATAAAGACGATGATAATGTTTTGTTGTGTGATAAATGCGACTCTGGGTATCATACATATTGCTTAAATCCTCCTCTTGCAAGAATACCTGAGGGAAACTGGTATTGTCCTTCATGCAGTGGTCAAGGTGCTTCACAGGTTCCTCAGTTCATTAGCCATTACCGTAAAAAAAGACATCGAGGAGAGTTTACATGTGGTATTATGGAGACACTTGCTCATTTAGGTACAACTATGGAAATAACAGACTATTGGGACTACAGTGTGGAGGAG AAAATATTCCTCCTGAAGTTTTTGGGTGATGAGGTACTGGACTCTGCCAATATTCGTGAACACCTGGATCAGTGTGCCTCAGTATCTGTTGATTTGCAGCAGAAATTGCGGTCACTTTCTGCAGAATGGAGGAACCTAAAGCTTAAAGAAGAAATCTTCGCTGAAAAAGTAGCAAAAACAGGCATTCTCAATGGtactggaaaatttggaaaggAGGGAACAGCTGGTGTGCTTCCTAACTACGTCAAATCGATGGGACAGCCGCATAATATAAGCTGTGTACGTTCAATATCTGCTATTGATTTGACACATTTGGAAGAGCAAATTcacaaaataaatgattttcctAAACAATCCATCAGCAATGGAAGCCAGTTTGTCAGGGTTCCAGAATCCGAGTGTCAAGTTAATCAACCAGATGTGAATGAGTTACCAGCCAGTAATGTTGAGGCAGTCCTTATCAAGAATCGGACTTCTGTCTTGCAGGACACAGTTACCCATCTAGAGTCACAACTGCAGAAGGCATCTCTGAGGAAGGAAATTTTAGGGAAGGACTCTGCCGGACGTCTGTACTGGGCCTTTTCCAGGCCAGGTGCATTCCCATGGGTGGTTATTGATGGTACTTCAGCAGTGCAGCACAAGAGCATTGTTGAAGAGCATATGAATCTGTCTCCCAGCAATCTGACCCTCGAATCTTCTCTAATTGGACCAGATGATCTCTCGAAGTCCAAAGGCTCCAATGTCTTAAGTCCGTTTGCAAACGATTTGAACAATAGCATAGCAGTATCTTTTCAGTGGTTTTCTCATCAATCCGAGGCTGAAATTGAAGGACTTATCAAGTGGTTGAGGGATAATGATCCGGTTCAGAGAGAGTTAATAGAGTCCCTTCTACAGAGGTTGAGATTTGGCTATAACTCCAGTGTAGCTACAAATTGTATTCCAGATGTGATGCAGCCAACTTCAACGCCTCTGAATTCTGAGAAGACTAAAAAGTCAAATGCTTTGGAGACTAAAGCTTTGATTGCACTGGAGAAGAAGTACGGTCCTTGCACAGATCCGGATGCCACCAACATCTCAGTGATGTTAAATCGAGATCGTGATGCAACCTCCGATAATAAAATGTTCAGGTGTGAATGCTTAGAACCAATATGGCCATCTAGACATCATTGCCGCTCTTGCCATTTCTCATTTTCCTCTAAGTGTGAACTAGATGAACATAATGATGGGAAATGCAGTTCTGGTGCTCATGCCCGTAAGAACACAAGAGCCGTTGAAGATGTTTCAAAACGGAAGGCAATAATTGGGATTGAGAACGGAGAGCGCTCTGGGAAAACAAGGCAATACAAGTCTTCCGGTGCAGGGCATGAGATtaagtttgatttggttggatgTGGAAATGACTTTACAACTCCTTACAGCCTTGAAGAGATAAGTGCTAAGTTTATTACTAGAAGCTCTAACAAGGAATTGGTCAAGGAAATTGGCCTTCTTGGTTCAAATGGAATTCCATCACTTGTACCATGTGCATCTCCTTATCTCAGTGACCCAACACTGAAATTAATGCTTACTTGGAAAAATGAGATTAGTCAAAATAATCAATCCCCAAATGTGGAAAGTCGGTTGCTAGAATCGGACAGGAAAACTGATAGGAAACAATTTAGTAAGTCCAACTCAGCTAAGAATCGCAATGCAGTTGATATTTATGAGGAATTACAAGAAATCGGTAGATCATATTTGATGAGTGACAAAAAGTATCAAACCTCTTTGAAATTCAACTCTTCAAAACAGGCGAATCCTGTGTCTGGAATTCGTGGTTCTTCATTGAGACCTCTTGTGGGAAAGGGGGCTCAAATTCTTAGGCAGCTAAAGATCAACTTGCTTGATATGGATGCTGCCCTCCCAGAAGAAGCACTAAAGTCATCTAATGGGTGTTTGAAAAAACGATGTACATGGCGAGCTTTTGTCAAATATGCCAAGTCGATATTTGAG ATGGTTCAAGCAACAATAGTATTCGAGTACATGATTAAAACCGACTACTTGAGAAATGGGTGGTGGTATTGGTCATCGCTATCTGCTGCAGCAAAGATTGCTACGATATCCTCTCTTGCTCTCAGAATATACACTTTGGATGCTGCTATTCTTTACGAAAAGACTGTACAACCCTCCTCTCCTAAAGATATCGCACAAGTCAGTAGCAAGTCGGACAACAATTCACCACCTCATACCGACCtcgaaaataatccaaagccAGGCAGCAAACCTGCGCAAAGGAATCATAATCCAGAACCAACTGATAACAGCAAACCACCAAGCAAATCAGGCAAGAAGAGAAAAGATTCAGGAGGAGGATGA